In Helianthus annuus cultivar XRQ/B chromosome 3, HanXRQr2.0-SUNRISE, whole genome shotgun sequence, a single window of DNA contains:
- the LOC110932391 gene encoding acylsugar acyltransferase 3-like produces MNKVIMTKLQRFGKIRQLHTIISQETIKPLSPTPPHLKIHKLSLIDYFAHHTHMPLIFFYQNYKYSDTNILKKSLSQCLTQYYPFAGRFQSPSADHIACNDEGVKFLEASIDSPLDYFLLKKEQDKTLDQLIPKGLDNHNMMEVQLNHFTCGGAALTVSVSHKIADGVTTLNLCNHWAALTRGESPRNPSFVFLPKSNFNIPDYQVMGTCKVEYANRIFKFPNSKLNELKKTINAMGGIAPVNPTRVESLTSLLFKCAVGAATTKSGCLHPSNLFQVVNLRNKDSKDFTKLTVGNLSVMVFVEKMDSGQIELDQVITSLRKEIVELQGVRDMKELGEVLEKSVLVFMNGCPNYTFTGMCRLPYNQVDFGWGKPDRVMLRVVHPGSYFILMDTACGDGIEVTVQLEEDEMAIFENDKELLTYAQHI; encoded by the coding sequence ATGAACAAAGTCATCATGACAAAGCTCCAAAGATTTGGGAAAATTAGGCAACTTCACACCATCATATCTCAAGAAACCATCAAACCATTATCACCAACACCTCCTCACCTCAAAATTCACAAACTTTCATTAATTGATTACTTTGCTCACCACACTCACATGCCATTGATTTTCTTCTACCAAAACTACAAATATAGTGATACCAACATCCTAAAGAAGTCATTGTCACAATGTTTAACACAATACTATCCATTCGCGGGTAGGTTCCAATCACCTTCCGCAGATCACATCGCCTGTAACGATGAAGGGGTCAAGTTCTTGGAAGCGTCTATCGACAGTCCATTAGATTACTTCCTTCTCAAGAAAGAGCAAGACAAAACCCTAGACCAACTCATTCCTAAAGGTCTAGATAACCATAACATGATGGAGGTACAACTTAACCATTTCACCTGTGGTGGAGCCGCACTAACCGTGTCTGTATCGCACAAGATCGCGGACGGGGTCACCACGCTCAACTTGTGTAACCACTGGGCCGCTTTGACACGTGGCGAATCGCCAAGAAACCCTAGTTTTGTATTTTTACCTAAAAGTAACTTTAATATTCCTGACTACCAAGTTATGGGTACATGCAAGGTTGAGTATGCAAATAGAATATTCAAGTTCCCTAATTCGAAACTTAACGAATTAAAGAAGACGATTAACGCGATGGGTGGTATTGCTCCAGTAAACCCTACGCGAGTCGAATCGTTGACATCTCTACTCTTTAAATGTGCAGTGGGAGCTGCCACAACAAAATCAGGTTGTTTGCATCCATCAAACTTGTTTCAAGTAGTGAATTTGAGGAATAAAGACAGTAAAGATTTTACTAAACTAACGGTAGGCAACTTGTCTGTCATGGTGTTTGTAGAGAAGATGGATTCGGGTCAGATCGAGTTGGACCAGGTGATTACTAGTTTGAGAAAAGAGATTGTGGAGCTACAAGGAGTAAGAGATATGAAAGAGTTGGGTGAagttttggaaaaatcagttttGGTGTTTATGAATGGATGTCCAAACTACACGTTTACGGGCATGTGTAGGTTGCCGTATAACCAAGTGGATTTCGGGTGGGGAAAGCCCGATCGGGTGATGTTACGAGTAGTGCATCCGGGAAGTTATTTCATCTTGATGGATACCGCGTGTGGAGATGGTATAGAAGTGACAGTGCAGTTGGAAGAAGATGAAATGGCTATCTTTGAAAATGATAAAGAGCTTCTTACATATGCTCAACACATTTGA